One genomic segment of Theobroma cacao cultivar B97-61/B2 chromosome 6, Criollo_cocoa_genome_V2, whole genome shotgun sequence includes these proteins:
- the LOC18595974 gene encoding uncharacterized protein LOC18595974, with the protein MASYLCFNLTALYSLYPIPTQRSFTPIRCGPRDNRGPLVKGRILSTEAIQAIQSLKRAYRNSSPTTTNTQLPSLSRLIKSDLLATLLELLRQDQCILALHVLSTVRSEYPPLHLTLYADVVTALARSQLGGEIDGLIGEMEAIECDDEKALVRLIKGVVGAGRRESTVRICGLMKENGVGSRKRVGQYVVKVLSKGLRRFGEVGLALEVESEFGGSSRVNLDKLRI; encoded by the coding sequence ATGGCTTCCTATCTTTGTTTCAATCTCACTGCACTCTATTCTCTCTACCCCATCCCCACCCAGAGAAGCTTCACTCCGATACGTTGCGGTCCACGAGACAATCGTGGACCTCTCGTCAAAGGCCGCATCTTAAGCACAGAAGCAATCCAAGCCATCCAGTCCCTCAAACGGGCCTATCGAAACTCTTCACCAACGACGACGAATACCCAACTCCCTTCCCTCTCCCGCCTCATCAAATCCGACCTCCTCGCCACTCTACTCGAACTCCTACGCCAAGACCAATGCATCCTCGCCCTCCACGTGCTCTCGACCGTCCGATCAGAATACCCGCCTCTACACTTGACTTTGTACGCTGATGTTGTCACGGCGTTGGCCAGGAGCCAACTGGGGGGCGAGATTGACGGGTTGATTGGGGAGATGGAAGCAATCGAGTGCGATGATGAGAAGGCGCTTGTGAGGTTGATAAAGGGTGTTGTAGGGGCTGGGAGGAGAGAATCAACGGTCAGGATATGTggattgatgaaggaaaatggAGTGGGGTCCAGGAAAAGAGTAGGGCAGTATGTGGTGAAAGTGTTGAGTAAAGGATTGAGAAGGTTCGGGGAAGTGGGTTTGGCTTTGGAGGTGGAGAGTGAATTTGGTGGGTCGTCTAGGGTTAATTTGGACAAACTCAGAATATAG
- the LOC18595973 gene encoding peroxisome biogenesis protein 2 isoform X3, giving the protein MLFQYEPELDAFLEFLIWRFSIWVDKPTPGNALMNLRYRDERAMEIRRKALPTALTCATHYLSAVRTGLEGPGLTVAQKMWYCIATVGGQYIWARLQSFSAFRRWGDSEQRPLARRAWGLMQRIEGLYKAASFGNLLIFLYTGRYRNLIERALRARLVYESPNMNRAVSFEYMNRQLVWNEFSEMLLLLLPLLNSSTVKSFLHPFSKDKSSRSTEDDSTCPICRASPTLPYLALPCQHRYCYYCLRTRCAAAPSFRCSRCSEPVVAMQRHGSVVEHRTQSQ; this is encoded by the exons ATGTTATTTCAATATGAACCAGAACTTGATGCTTTCCTTGAGTTTCTCATTTGGAGGTTCTCAATTTGGGTAGATAAGCCTACTCCAGGAAATGCTCTTATGAATCTGAGGTATAGAGATGAACGTGCCATggaaataagaagaaaag CCTTACCTACAGCCTTAACTTGTGCGACTCATTATCTTTCTGCAGTAAGGACAGGTTTGGAAGGGCCTGGATTAACTGTTGCTCAGAAAATGTGGTATTGCATTGCCACGGTTGGTGGTCAGTACATTTGGGCTCGTTTACAATCATTCTCTGCTTTTCGCAGATGGGGTGATTCTGAGCAG AGGCCATTGGCACGGCGGGCTTGGGGTTTGATGCAACGTATAGAAGGGCTTTACAAGGCTGCATCATTTGGCAACCTACTCATATTTCTTTACACAGGAAG GTATAGAAACCTCATTGAAAGAGCTTTAAGAGCAAGGCTTGTCTATGAAAGCCCTAATATGAATCGAGCTGTTAGTTTTGAGTACATGAATCGCCAGTTGGTTTGGAATGAGTTCTCG GAGATGCTGTTGCTGCTTCTCCCTCTTCTGAACTCATCCACTGTTAAAAGTTTTCTTCACCCATTTTCGAAGGACAAATCTTCAAGATCTACGGAGGATGACTCTACCTGTCCCATTTGCCGGGCAAGTCCAACACTTCCTTATCTTGCTCTACCTTGTCAGCATAG GTATTGCTACTACTGCCTTAGAACACGATGTGCTGCAGCTCCATCATTCCGGTGTTCCAGATGCAGTGAGCCTGTTGTGGCAATGCAGCGGCATGGTAGCGTTGTTGAGCATAGAACTCAGAGTCAGTAA
- the LOC18595972 gene encoding transcription factor bHLH68 — protein sequence MMAGNSSWWSMHPPSQQSSALLTPSPSFFPPQYVLGSSTLPPNSLADNQELPQSWSQLLLGGLSGEEERFGPSHFQTKKLENWENQILNPSPRVPVVDVKQEVTQNSNLYGHGDEEFQASKPPAAVAAWSHIMPVSSPRSCITSLSSSNILDFSYNKAADGTNTQPLDHSSECNSTATGGVCKKARVQPSSSQPPLKVRKEKLGDRVTTLHQLVSPFGKTDTASVLLEAIGYIRFLQGQIEALSSPYLGTASTNMRNQQSVQRERNCAFPEDQGQDIQDKPKDLRSRGLCLVPVSCTQQVGSDNGADYWAPAFGGGF from the exons ATGATGGCAGGAAACTCTAGTTGGTGGAGCATGCATCCACCTTCTCAACAATCTTCTGCTTTGTTAACTCCATCCCCTTCCTTCTTCCCTCCTCAATATGTTCTCGGATCTTCTACTCTTCCTCCTAATTCTTTGGCTGATAACCAAGAGCTTCCACAGTCATGGAGCCAACTACTCTT GGGTGGATTATCCGGCGAAGAAGAAAGGTTTGGTCCAAGTCATTTTCAGACAAAAAAGTTAGAAAATTGGGAAAACCAAATCCTAAATCCGTCTCCGAGGGTTCCAGTTGTTGACGTAAAGCAAGAGGTTACTCAAAATAGCAACTTGTACGGTCATGGTGATGAAGAATTTCAAGCATCTAAGCCGCCTGCTGCTGTTGCTGCTTGGTCCCATATCATGCCAGTTTCTTCTCCTAGGTCTTGTATTACTAGTTTAAGTAGTAGTAATATATTAGACTTCTCTTATAACAAGGCGGCAGATGGGACTAATACTCAACCCCTAGATCATTCTTCTGAG TGTAATAGCACGGCCACAGGTGGGGTGTGCAAGAAGGCTAGGGTTCAGCCGTCTTCAAGCCAACCACCTCTAAAG GTGAGAAAAGAGAAGCTAGGAGATAGGGTAACAACACTTCACCAGTTAGTTTCCCCATTTGGaaag ACTGACACTGCTTCTGTTTTGTTAGAAGCTATTGGGTATATCAGATTCCTTCAGGGTCAAATTGAG GCGCTTAGCTCCCCTTACTTGGGCACTGCATCCACAAACATGAGAAACCAACAATCT gtaCAACGAGAAAGGAATTGCGCATTTCCTGAAGACCAAGGACAG GATATCCAAGATAAGCCAAAGGACTTAAGGAGTAGAGGGCTGTGCTTGGTTCCAGTATCTTGCACTCAACAAGTTGGAAGTGATAATGGTGCTGATTACTGGGCACCAGCTTTTGGCGGCGGGTTTTAA
- the LOC18595973 gene encoding peroxisome biogenesis protein 2 isoform X1 translates to MISVRSNPSPPALPQEDAWITSYQKLLPHWHSLSLSHQYSTLPISISRVNQFDAARLDIEMSAMLKEQLVKVFSLMKPGMLFQYEPELDAFLEFLIWRFSIWVDKPTPGNALMNLRYRDERAMEIRRKALPTALTCATHYLSAVRTGLEGPGLTVAQKMWYCIATVGGQYIWARLQSFSAFRRWGDSEQRPLARRAWGLMQRIEGLYKAASFGNLLIFLYTGRYRNLIERALRARLVYESPNMNRAVSFEYMNRQLVWNEFSEMLLLLLPLLNSSTVKSFLHPFSKDKSSRSTEDDSTCPICRASPTLPYLALPCQHRYCYYCLRTRCAAAPSFRCSRCSEPVVAMQRHGSVVEHRTQSQ, encoded by the exons ATGATTAGTGTTAGAAGCAATCCATCCCCACCTGCACTCCCACAAGAAGATGCTTGGATTACTTCTTACCAAAAGCTACTTCCTCACTGGcactctctttctctttctcatcAG TATTCCACACTGCCAATATCAATATCCAGAGTTAATCAGTTTGACGCTGCTAGATTGGATATTGAGATGTCAGCGATGTTAAAAGAACAGTTGGTTAAAGTTTTCTCCTTGATGAAG CCAGGAATGTTATTTCAATATGAACCAGAACTTGATGCTTTCCTTGAGTTTCTCATTTGGAGGTTCTCAATTTGGGTAGATAAGCCTACTCCAGGAAATGCTCTTATGAATCTGAGGTATAGAGATGAACGTGCCATggaaataagaagaaaag CCTTACCTACAGCCTTAACTTGTGCGACTCATTATCTTTCTGCAGTAAGGACAGGTTTGGAAGGGCCTGGATTAACTGTTGCTCAGAAAATGTGGTATTGCATTGCCACGGTTGGTGGTCAGTACATTTGGGCTCGTTTACAATCATTCTCTGCTTTTCGCAGATGGGGTGATTCTGAGCAG AGGCCATTGGCACGGCGGGCTTGGGGTTTGATGCAACGTATAGAAGGGCTTTACAAGGCTGCATCATTTGGCAACCTACTCATATTTCTTTACACAGGAAG GTATAGAAACCTCATTGAAAGAGCTTTAAGAGCAAGGCTTGTCTATGAAAGCCCTAATATGAATCGAGCTGTTAGTTTTGAGTACATGAATCGCCAGTTGGTTTGGAATGAGTTCTCG GAGATGCTGTTGCTGCTTCTCCCTCTTCTGAACTCATCCACTGTTAAAAGTTTTCTTCACCCATTTTCGAAGGACAAATCTTCAAGATCTACGGAGGATGACTCTACCTGTCCCATTTGCCGGGCAAGTCCAACACTTCCTTATCTTGCTCTACCTTGTCAGCATAG GTATTGCTACTACTGCCTTAGAACACGATGTGCTGCAGCTCCATCATTCCGGTGTTCCAGATGCAGTGAGCCTGTTGTGGCAATGCAGCGGCATGGTAGCGTTGTTGAGCATAGAACTCAGAGTCAGTAA
- the LOC18595973 gene encoding peroxisome biogenesis protein 2 isoform X2, with product MISVRSNPSPPALPQEDAWITSYQKLLPHWHSLSLSHQYSTLPISISRVNQFDAARLDIEMSAMLKEQLVKVFSLMKPGMLFQYEPELDAFLEFLIWRFSIWVDKPTPGNALMNLRYRDERAMEIRRKVRTGLEGPGLTVAQKMWYCIATVGGQYIWARLQSFSAFRRWGDSEQRPLARRAWGLMQRIEGLYKAASFGNLLIFLYTGRYRNLIERALRARLVYESPNMNRAVSFEYMNRQLVWNEFSEMLLLLLPLLNSSTVKSFLHPFSKDKSSRSTEDDSTCPICRASPTLPYLALPCQHRYCYYCLRTRCAAAPSFRCSRCSEPVVAMQRHGSVVEHRTQSQ from the exons ATGATTAGTGTTAGAAGCAATCCATCCCCACCTGCACTCCCACAAGAAGATGCTTGGATTACTTCTTACCAAAAGCTACTTCCTCACTGGcactctctttctctttctcatcAG TATTCCACACTGCCAATATCAATATCCAGAGTTAATCAGTTTGACGCTGCTAGATTGGATATTGAGATGTCAGCGATGTTAAAAGAACAGTTGGTTAAAGTTTTCTCCTTGATGAAG CCAGGAATGTTATTTCAATATGAACCAGAACTTGATGCTTTCCTTGAGTTTCTCATTTGGAGGTTCTCAATTTGGGTAGATAAGCCTACTCCAGGAAATGCTCTTATGAATCTGAGGTATAGAGATGAACGTGCCATggaaataagaagaaaag TAAGGACAGGTTTGGAAGGGCCTGGATTAACTGTTGCTCAGAAAATGTGGTATTGCATTGCCACGGTTGGTGGTCAGTACATTTGGGCTCGTTTACAATCATTCTCTGCTTTTCGCAGATGGGGTGATTCTGAGCAG AGGCCATTGGCACGGCGGGCTTGGGGTTTGATGCAACGTATAGAAGGGCTTTACAAGGCTGCATCATTTGGCAACCTACTCATATTTCTTTACACAGGAAG GTATAGAAACCTCATTGAAAGAGCTTTAAGAGCAAGGCTTGTCTATGAAAGCCCTAATATGAATCGAGCTGTTAGTTTTGAGTACATGAATCGCCAGTTGGTTTGGAATGAGTTCTCG GAGATGCTGTTGCTGCTTCTCCCTCTTCTGAACTCATCCACTGTTAAAAGTTTTCTTCACCCATTTTCGAAGGACAAATCTTCAAGATCTACGGAGGATGACTCTACCTGTCCCATTTGCCGGGCAAGTCCAACACTTCCTTATCTTGCTCTACCTTGTCAGCATAG GTATTGCTACTACTGCCTTAGAACACGATGTGCTGCAGCTCCATCATTCCGGTGTTCCAGATGCAGTGAGCCTGTTGTGGCAATGCAGCGGCATGGTAGCGTTGTTGAGCATAGAACTCAGAGTCAGTAA